The window CACTCACTGTGCTTAAGAACTCATATTAAGAGCTAATATTACAAGCTAAGCCAACGAACTAATATTATGAGTGTTTACTACAAGCTAATGAATGGGCTATTACGACAAACTTAAGTCGATGCAGAAGATAAGAAGGAGCAAGGCGTGCTAGATAATCCCGCGGTACTGATTTGGAGCATGCTATTTGGTGTCTTCGGCATAGGTTTCTTCACCTATGGCAAACGCCAAGGCGCGCCCATCCCCCTCGTCGTTGGGATAACCCTGATGATCTACCCTTATTTTGTCAGCAACCTAATCTTACTCGTCTGCATCGGCATCGCCCTCATCGCGCTACCGTATTTTGTGAAGTTGTAACCGTAAGAGTCAGTGCAAAATTCATATAATCCACTGAGTTTTTACCACTTCAGCATAGGAATGCCATTGCTTATCCACTTTCCTATAAATTAAATTTCGATTCATTTCATCAAGTGAATGGCAGCCCGAAGCGGCCAATAATGCCAAGAAATCGTCCAACATATGTTGGTGATAATTGCGGACTCTTTTCCACTTTTCTGCAACCACTAAGCCTCGCACTAATGTGGGGTTATTTGTGGTGACGCCTGTAGGGCATTCATTGGTGTTGCATTTTAGGGACTGAACACAACCCAAAGCCAGCATCATACCCCGAGCGGAGTTACACACATCAGCACCAATACAAAGGGCTTTAAACAGATCAAAAGCGGTAAAAATCTTAGTCGCCGTAATCACTTTTATGTCTTTTTTGAGCTTGTAGGTATTGAGCGTATCCACGGCAAAAATCAGTGCATCTTCCCAAGGCATACCGACATAGTTTGAGAAATCGATGGGGGCGGCGCCAGTTCCCCCTTCCGCTCCATCCACAGTGATGAAATCGGGTTTGATACCTGTTTCGAGCATTTTTTCACATATTTCAATAAACTCTTGTTTACTGCCTATGGCAAGTTTGAAGCCGACTGGTTTTCCGTTGGATAACACTCTCAATTGCTCAACAAACTGCAATAACCCTTCTGCATCGCTAAAAGCGGAATGGCCGGGAGGTGAAAGCACATCGGTATTGGGTTGGACACCTCTTATTTCAGCAATTTCCTGATTATTTTTAGCTGCAGGAAGTACCCCTCCGTGCCCGGGCTTTGCACCTTGTGAGAGTTTGATTTCAATCATCTTCACCTGCTCCCAATTGGCCTTTTGTTTAAATTTTTCCGCATCGAAACAGCCATTTTCGGTGCGACAACCAAAATACCCTGTGCCGATTTCCCACACTAAATCGCCACCTTGTAAATGATATTCTGATATACCGCCCTCGCCGGTATCATGAAAAAAATCACCTGCTTTAGCGCCCAAATTTAAGGCTTGGATTGCATTCTTACTCAAAGCGCCAAAACTCATGGCTGAGATATTAAACAGGCTGGCACTGTAAGGTTGTTGGCAATCTTTCCCGCCAATGATAACCCTTGGCGGAGTGTCCATTTTCTTCGCCGGATAGATGCTGTGCTGCATCCATTTATAGTTATCATCATATACATCGAGCTGAGTGCCAAAGGGGCGTGTTTGATTTTGCTCTTTGGCTCGCTCGTAGATGTAATTGCGATGATTCTTGTTAATGGGTTTGCCATCAGTATCGGACTCAACGAAATATTGATGCAGCTCTGGGCCTATCATTTCTAATAGGTAACGCATATGTCCGATGACAGGAAAGTTTCTCAGTATCGAGTGTTTTGTTTGAAATAAATCATACAATCCAAGCAGCACGAGCGAAGCCACCAGCATAATCAAACCCGCTAAAGGCCAGAGTATAATGCCTATGATGGCGACAAAAATAACCAGGACAATTGTGGTGAATCGAATGGCTTGCTTCATGATGTTTTATCATAACTCCCGTAAGTATTTTAAATCGTTCTTGGTCGTATCGACGATTTCGGCAAATTTTCCATTGACCATTAATTTTGTCATCGATGCTGCAAAGCCTTTTACTTGCTCGAAGTTTAAGGTGGGTGGCATTGCCAAGGCATTGGGATCAGTAAAAATATTGATTATCGCAGGTCCCTTATGCTTGAATCCATTTACCAGTGCGAGTTCCACATCTTTGGACTCCGTCGCCTCCCATGCAGCAATGTTCATCGCCTCTGCTAATTTTATAAAATCAGGATTAACCATACCCGTCTGCCACTCCATATAACCTTCTACCCGCATTTCAAGCTTCACCATAGCTAACGAACGGTTATTAAAGATGATGATTTTGACAGGAATTTGATATTGGCTAATGGTCATTAAATCGCCGAGCAGCATTGAAATACCGCCATCGCCACAAAACGCAATCACTTGCCGGTCTGGTTGTGATAAGCCTGCCCCCATCGCCATAGGCATAGCATTCGCCATCGAGCCATGATTAAAGGAACCTGTCAGGTAACGATTGGCTCCCGCCTTTAAATAACGCGCGGCCCATACGGCGCTCATGCCCGTATCAACGGTAAATATCGCATCATCATCGGCGAGTTTATCCACCAAATGGGCAACATATTCTGGGTGAATATTTTTTTCAGAACCCTTTTCTTCCACATAGCTCTCATAGATAGCTTCAATTTCTTGATGCAGTGAACGGGTTTTGTCGAGAAAATCCGTGGACGTTTTGACATCAATTAACGGCATAAGATCTTCAAGGGTTGATTTAATATCACCACAATAGCCCAAGTCCACTTTAGCTCTACGGCCTAATTTTTCGGGTTTAGTATCGATTTGAATAATTTTGCATTTTTCTGGAAGGAACTCACTATATGGAAAATCCGTGCCCAGCATCAACAGGACATCGGCTTGATGCATAGCTTCAAAACCGGATTTATTGCCTAACAGCCCATTAAGTCCAACGGCATAAGGATTTTCTTTACGTTCAAAAAATATTTTGCCTCGAAAACTATATCCCAACTGAGCGTTAAGCCTTTCGGCCAATTCCATCACTTCTTCAACGGCATAGCGACAACCATGGCCACAAAACAGCATCACTTTGTCATGTTCATTAATGACGCTTGCCAATTCTTCAAGCTGTTTATGGCTTGGGGTTATTCTGGGTTGAGTGTAGAAATTTTTATTCGCCGTATGCACAGATTCCAGACTTGCTGAAGCCACATCACCGGGAAGCCCGAGCACAGCGACCCCTTTCTTGCTGATGGCATGCTGAATCGCCGTTTGTAAACCATTGACAGCTTGTTTAGGGGTATTGGCGAGAAACACATATTTTGAACAATCTTGAAATAACGATTCGGGTCTTGTCTCTTGAAAATTGTCCAATCCCATTTTTTCAGTATGAATAGTTGAAGCAATCGCAATAACCGGATTTTCAGCTCTATTAGCATCATAGAGTCCATTGACTAAATGAACATGCCCAGGACCACTGCTACCCATGCAGCAACCGATACCATTTAGCTCAGCTTCCATAGATGCCGCATAGGCGCCCGCTTCCTCGTGCCTGACATGGATCCATTGCAGTCTGCCATCCCTTCGTACAGCATCATTGACCGGATTAAGACTATCGCCAGTCACGGCATAAACTCGCTTAACACCCGCTTCTACCAGCATTTCGACTAGATGATCCGCTACGTTTTTTGACATAATTGGCTCCAACGTTTAGATAAAAAATTTCTATATTAATGACCAAGCTAGCCTGCACCTACAAAGTGCGGTTTATCTTGCCCCAGACAAAACCCGCCAGATAAAAGAGGATACCCATGGTCGCAATCCACGTCTGAAATCGCTGTTGAGCAATTCACTTCGAGCTTTCAGCCAACATTATTCTCATGGTCATGCATACGCCCTGCGTTATTTGCGTTTTATATCAGCCACTCTTTATCCGGCAATCCCAAAAGCAATGGCGCTCACCGACAAAATAACAATGACTGCCAAACCAACATCCAACACGTTAGGAAGTTTGCAGTAATAAAGCACATCATCTATTTTCCCAAGGATGGTCAACACCAGAAAGTTCGACTGTGGAATGACCTTAAGTTGCGGCTCAAAAACCTTGACCGCCAGCTTGCCACTCTCGACCGCCGCCTCGATGCTCCACACATCCGCCGTCGTTTGGGTATGAGCGCCTGCAAGAACTAGGTTAGATATGGTCGTCTTTTGCTGTGGTAGATATTGTTGGGTATGGGTCGAGTTCACCCATTTGGGCTGCGCCGATGTTATGCCTTCAGGAGAAAACGCCCATTCATGCCAAACGGTGATGTTTACGATGGAAAAATCTAGCCAGCTTTTACCGCCGTTAGCCTTTTTGACCAATTCATCGAGGGCATGACTCTGTTTTAATTGAAATAACACTTCATCCAGAAATTGTTCCTCTGTGCATTGTTCCAAACAAAGGCCATGGACTGGGCCAGGGACTTTTGAAACACAAGCCGTGACAGTCCACAGTGATTGAATATCGTCCCCCAGAGAACTCGACTCTCCCCACGCTTGTTCCTGAGCAAACAATGTCAGGTTAAAGGCGGAGTCTGAAATAACCAGCGCGCATCTTTTCCGCGGCCAAGACATTGGCTCTTTGAAGCCAATTCTGAAGGACACTTGGGTGTGCGGCCCCTGTTGTACCAAGGGTTTAAAAAGATTGAGTTGCGGTTTATTTTGAAGCTGCGGGTTTCTGTCTAGAACATCTGCCGCAGAAAAGGGATTGAGTGCGAGGACATAGATATCGGCCTGAACGGTTTCGCCATTGGCGAGCTCTGCCGCTGTGATGCTGTTATTCTCAAAACACAAACGATGAAGTGGGGTCTGCCAATGAAACTCGACCTGCTTTTTCTTCAGATCATCGACCCATTTATCAAACCAAACTTCACTGCTGGGCCCGTTAAGCAGCAACCATCCCATACGAGCCTTGTGTTCCCACGGCCCGCCTTCACTGTCTGCTTGATGATACGAATACTTGGTGACTAATTGCTTACGGAAAAAATGCGCCACATGATGGAAAGAAACATGACACCAGTCGGAACCTACCCAAGGGCCAAAAGTGGAACTCCAGGTACTCAATGTCGAAGCGGCTAAATAAGGTCGCCAAGCTTCTTTCGCATTGATATTACTGTACTTTTGGCTACTTCGGGTATTTGAACACCATGCTTTTCCCATTAGCCAACACCAAAGCCATTTTTCTTTGGTCGTCATACTAAACAGGTTTTCCACATCGACATTGCCGGAGTGAGAGTCACCAAAGTGAGCCGCACCTGAATTAGGCGCTAAGCCGAATACCACAGGCCGTGAAAGAATATTGTCATAGAGGCTGGAGTGCTCATCAAAGGGGATCTCCTTGATGAGTTCGAAAAAATTGTTATACCAAGGACCCATTCCATGCCAAGAGTATTCAGAAGGCATGCCCTGCTCCTCTTTCCTTCTGGCACTTCTAAAAAAACCGCCCGCATCCGCATTCGCCTCGAACACCTTGACTTGATAGCCAAGTTTTGCAAATTCATGGGCTGCCGTTAGTCCAGCAATACCACCACCAAAAATTGCGACACTTTTCGATTCTGTGGCTGATTTTATTAATGATTCTGTGGCTGATTTTGTAGATGTAGACATAGATTCGGCTACCATTGATCACCTCTTAATATTGTCACCGCTCGCTCTTACGCGGTGCTAGGGTGTGATTTTGCGGTTTCATGTTGCTCTTCATCCAGCCAATAACCAGGACGACCATAATGGTTGTAGATAGATATTTCCGTTTTACGGTCCACTGGCATCAATGGGTTATATGGCGGAGCGTCTTTCACTGCCTGTCGTGTCAGGTTGACTGACGCCTTGGCATCCGGCCAACTCACATCTTCAATCCAATCTGCAGGAATGAGCACTTGATGACCTAGCCACCAGTTACTGGTATTCACTATCAGGTATCGAATGGCCCAAGTCTCTTCATCGATAAGCAAGTCCTCTATGTGGCCAATGTCACCGTCGCTAGCATGAATGCGGTAGTCGATTACCGCCTGAGAGCTACGCAGATGCATATCGTCATCTTGATGCTGCTCGGCTTTAACCGCCCTAACCCCTTGTGGATCTTCGTCATTGGGCCGCGAAACCAAGTCGACGTATCCCGTTAACATCAAATTCGGGTACACACTGTCGCCCCACATCCCATAACCACCCCAATAATATGGATAGCCGTAGTACTTAAGTAAGCGGATTTCTTGCTGGCGAGAGACGGGAGTTTGAGTGTTAATGTCGGGGCTGTTCTCAACTTGCTCTTTTGTGATCGAGACGGGTAATTGCTTGCCCGCCCAGTTTGCTTGGCCTATCGAGATGGGCGAAATCAATACTTTTCGACTCGAAAGCCAAGTACCTGTATCAACAACAAGATAGCGAACGCACCAAGTTTCGTCATCAAAATAGACATCTTTGACATGCCCAATATTGCCATCTGTAGCACTGATTACGTAGTCTTCCATATGTTTAACGGTGCGTAACATAAGTACTGTCTCCTTCACATGCTTGATTTTTTAACAGAGGATGCAATATACGAATCATCGTATGCAAAAAGCAGTATTGCTGTCGGTGCGCTATAGAACATGGGAGTGATATTAATGCAGTTATGAGTGCAATTGATGCGCCGCCAAATGCCTATGCGTCGAGTTCGCAGCTAAATCCACCCTATCACACTGAGACCAGACCTCAAGTAATTCGCCATAGAGAAAGACAATCGGTAATGTCTATAGCTGTGGAGTTCATGGTTGTGGAAAAATTTTTGAGGTCTTTTTTGATGTCTTTTTTGAGGTTTTTTCTGAGGTCAATGTTGAAATCAATATTAACAATGACATAACGCACTTTGGGTTTAGGTTCAAGCAAAGCGAATAGACGTAGTCGTTTAACGTCAGTCCGCTTTTAGGTGCTGACAACCACTAGATAAATGTCGTTCCTGTTTAAAATGTTCACACGAGATCCCAGCGATAAATCCAACCGCGCCGGCTTGTCATGACATTCATGATCAGACACGCATAAGTATGTCCCAATCACTCGTCCTCTCGACCTCTATTTCATGGTGAATGAGTGTCATAGTGAATTTTCCCACGGTTGTTGGCGCAGTCCACCACACGCCTTACATGGGTTCCTAACACAGATTACTGAGCAATTGTCGCTGTTTTTGTGTTTGCACCCGCATTTTCTTTTTCTTGGATGACTTTCAGTTTTCTACGTTTTTTTTCGTTGTTGGAATCGTTCAGCCTTTCAAGGTTTTAGCCGCCAACTGAGCCATCAAAAAAATGATGGCCCACGAGGAAAATATATAAATATTTTTATTTTCAATAATTTACACCCTACTTAATTGCGTCGATTCGTTGACAGATAGGCCTGTAAGACACTAGTGTAGAAAGAGACTACTCGTGCTGTGCATTTTTTATGAACTCTGTGAGTTCATCATTAAATGTTTAATCGAGCAGAATTTATTCATGTGTTTTTTATGTAGCGTTAGTGCAAAAAAGCAGAACGGCGTAAAAGAGCGTCATGGAAAATGTTATGGAAAAAATAGTGATAAAAAACCTGTATAAGGTTTTTGGTGCTGAGCCTCGCAAGGGGGTGAAGTTACTTGAACAAGGGAAAAGCAAAGAAGAAATTTACGAACAGACAGGGCTGACAGTTGCCGTACAAGGTGCCAGCTTTACCGTTAATAAAGGTGAGATTTTTGTCGTTATGGGGCTATCCGGCTCAGGAAAATCAACCCTAGTAAGAATGTTAAATAGGCTCATTGAACCCACGTCGGGAGAGGTATTAGTCGATGGCCAAAATATCCTCAACATGAATAAGGATGAGCTGGTCAGGTTTCGCAGAAGTAAAACCAGTATGGTGTTTCAATCCTTTGCGCTTATGCCCCATCAAACAGTGTTAGAGAATGCCGCATTTGGCCTCGAACTCGATGGCATGGATAAAAAACAGCGTGAAGAACGAGCCCTAGATGCTTTAAAACAAGTCGGACTCGAAGGCTTGGAGAAGGCCTATCCCAATGAGTTAAGTGGCGGTATGCAGCAGCGAGTAGGATTAGCGCGAGGCTTAGCGGTTGATCCTGATATCTTGCTCATGGATGAGGCATTTTCGGCGCTTGATCCGCTTATCAAGACAGAGATGCAAGATGAACTGCTGAAACTGCAAGATCGTCATGAACGCACCATCATTTTTATCTCCCATGATTTAGACGAAGCATTACGCATTGGCGACCGAATTGCCATTATGCAGGGCGGCAGAGTGATTCAGGTGGGGACGCCGGAAGAAATCCTGCAAAATCCCGCGGACGATTATGTGCGCGCATTTTTCCGTGGTGTGGATCCAACCGGTGTTATCTCCGCTGGGGACATTGCCCGCGACAGTCAGCCAACGGTCGTTTGGCATACTAAAGCCGGTAGCCCACGCGCCACCCTAGAAATGTTAAGCATTAAAGATCGCGAATTTGCCTATGTACTTGACTCAGAACACCGCTTTTTAGGTGTGGTCTCTTCAGACTCCCTGCGCGACGCTGTTGACCAAGGAAATGGTGCTAGCAAACTTGAGCATGCTTTTCTGACAGACGCTAAATCAGTTCAAGAAACAGATAGCCTTCAGGATATCTTACCCTTGGTCGCCTCCCATGCTTGGCCTATTCCAGTTGTAAACTCAGAAAGTAGATATCGCGGCGTTGTTTCTAAAAATCTGTTTCTTCGCACCTTAAACCGTGCGGAAAAGGGGACTTATTTTGAGCAATCAGCATCTTAGAATACTCACTTCAGGAGTTTTATATCATGTTCAGTTCTGATGAAAGAGTGATTCCTTTAGATGTGTGGATCACCAATGTAGTTAACTGGTTGGTTGAAGGCTATCGATGGTTTTTCCAACTGATCAAATGGCCCGTTGACTTTATTCTGTCTGGTGTGTCAGACGGTCTACTGGCAACCTCCCCTCTGCTTGTTATTGCCCTGTTTGGCGCCATTGCTTGGCGAGTGTCAGGTTTAAAACTGGCCATCTTTACGCTGTTATCATTGGTGCTCATCGGTCTGCTCGGTTTCTGGTCTGAAACCATGATAACCCTCGCCATGGTCTTTTCATCCGTGGTGTTCTGCACCCTTGTTGGTGTGCCATTTGGGATATGGGCTGGACGCAGTGATCGTGTTAACAACGTTCTACGACCCATTTTGGACGCGATGCAAACGACGCCAGCCTTTGTCTATTTGGTCCCCATTGTGATGCTTTTTTCTATTGGCAATACCGCGGGTGTGCTGGCGACCATCATTTTTGCCCTGCCACCCTTGGTGAGATTAACCAGTCTAGGGATTAGGCAAGTACACCCAGAGTTAGTCGAGGCTGCGCTCGCCTTTGGGGCAACAAGCTCGCAGGTTTTACTTAAAGTTCAAATACCCCTTGCTTTACCGACCATCATGGCGGGCCTGAATCAGACCATCATGATGTCGCTCTCCATGGTGGTTATCGCCGCGATGATTGGCGCGGGTGGCCTCGGGGCACCTGTCGTTCTGGGCTTAAATACACTTGATATTGGTTTGGCCACGGTGGGCGGTCTAGCGATTGTGTTATTAGCCATCATTCTCGATAGGATCACCCAATCAATGGCGACCCAAAAAATAAGGACGTAAAATGAGACTTAAAAAAGTAATACTGGGTGCAGCGTTAGCTGCAATGACAGTGACGGGATCCGCAGCGCTTGCAGATACTCTCAAGCCAGGGGAAGGCATAATCGTTAAACCCGCTCGGGCGACATGGGACACAGGTTTTTTTCAGGAAGCACTTGTTCGACGCGGTCTTGAAACGCTTGGGTATGATGTCGAAAAGCCTAAGACATTGGTCAATCCCATCTTTTATAAAACCGTCACACTCGGGGACATTGACTATTGGGCCAATGGTTGGTTTCCAATGCATAACGATCAGCTACCGAGTAATTTCGACGAGAAAGCTGAAAAGATTGGTTATGTTATTAAAGCCGGTGGATTAGGCGGATATTTAATCTCTAAAAAAGAAGCCGATAAATACAATATTACCTCTCTTGCAGATTTTAAACGCCCTGAAGTCAAACAAGCATTTGATACTAATGGAGATGGTAAAGCGGATTTGACTGCATGTCCTCCTGGTTGGGGATGCGAAAAAATTATCACTCACCATATGGATGTTTACGGTCTGAAAGATTCGATTAATCCAGTGAAAGCGGCCTATGCTGCCGGGATGGCATCCGCTATGGCGGGTTATAAAAATGGTGGCCCGATATTTTTCTATACTTGGGCGCCCAACTGGACCATTTTTAAAATGAAGCCAGGCAAGGACGTTGTGTGGATAAACGTGCCTGAAATCAAGCCAACAAAAGCCCAGAGTGCTGCCGTTGATCGGATGACGGTAAAGGGACTCGAAGGCGCGGTTTCCGATCCGATAAAACTGGGGTTTGTCGCTTCTGACATCCAGATCGTTGCCAACAAAAAATTCGCTAAACAAAATCCCGCCGCGAGAAAGTTTTTTGAGGTATTCACACTACCGCTCGCCGATATCAACGAGCAGAACACGCGTATGAACGACGGTGAAAAGAGTAAGCAAGATATTCAACACCACGTTGATGGATGGATTGCCAAGAACCAAGATAAATGGAACGGTTGGCTTACTGAAGCACGAAACGCGGCTCAATAGTCTCAAGCTGTAACCCTAAATCTGGCCAGTGATGATAAAACGCAAACAACATCCACTTTCGGTTTGCGTTCTATCATCACTGGAACTTGCTTTCAGGGTCTTTCATCAACTCAGATCCGCTTATTTGAGCCCTGTCCCAGCTCTTAGCAGCCTAACCTGATTCCACTATCTATCACTGGTCATGACTTTACTGGCCAAGCCAATAAGCAACACCCCTGATATCCCCTCTAAGGCTCTGGAATAACGCTGGGAATTGGGCCGACTAAATACCCAGCTTCCTGCCAACGCATAGAGGACGTTACACAGGGTCGCTAACAAACTGAAAATAAGACCAAGGGTTAACAGCTGAATTGACGTTGAACCTGCTAACGGGTCAATAAACTGCGGCAAAAAAGAGAGGAAAAATAAAGCGACTTTAGGATTAAGTACACTAACGACAATGCCTTGGAAAAATACGTTGCCGTTTGGTTTGCTATTGTCATCGACCACCATTTTATTGTTGCCACGCCACATTGATATTAATGCTTGAATGCCTAAATACACTAGATACGCGGCGCCCAACCACTTCACAATACTAAAAGCCAACGCTGAGCTGAGAATGATGGCAGATAATCCCAAGCTAGCAGCAAGCGTGTGAACAAAATAACCCACACCTAGACCCATCGCAGCTTTATGCCCACTGATCATTTTCCCTTTCATTGTGTTAGATACAATGTAGATAACATCGGGTCCAGGGATAAGATTGATAGCAAGGCAAGCAACTGCAAACAGTAATAGTGAATTTAAATCCATTTAATTTTTCTCCTTGTTAAACGCCTAATGTATCGCGCCCGCGTAAGTGGTGTCCGACGCAATACCGCAGCCTCTGCAAACCACTTTAAAAATAAAATCAGAACGTTAACTACAAGTAAGTTGATAACCAGAGCCTGTGCTCAACTTTATATACTTTTTGCTCACGTCTTGATTCAAAGCAAACCTCAATTTGCTCATCCTTAACGATCTTAATTGGCGCTTAATTATTTAGTCACGGCAAATCGTTAAACGGCGCACCGCAAAAATCCCCAGTAGTGAAAGTATCAATAGCGATAAACTGCCACCGCCGCTATAACCTTGTTTATGTTCTATGGTGGCAACCTGCTCTTCTTTAACCCGTGTTTTAAAGCGGGCGAGCTCATCGTCTAAATTGACAATCATATCGTTCACCGCAAGATCAAAACCCTCATAGGATTTCTCTCTTAGGGTTGTCGTCACGCCAACAGCGGTTGAACTTTCAGTTAACTGATTAATGCCCGGCGCCCTAAATAACATCTTTTGGCTGCGCATATCGAACACCGCAGTATCGACAAAGGTTTGGATTGCATTCTCGTTGCCAGGAATTAAATACATGCCCACGATAGTCCAATAAAGAATGGCGGATTTGTTCTCGTGGCTTTGCATCAATTGATCGTAAGATACCAGCGCCATCACATCGACGTCATGCAGGCGGGCAACTTGCTGTAAGGTATTAAAGCCTTTGCCATTTTTAAGATAGGTGCTCGGAATGATTTCAATACGATCGATATAATCGTATTTAATAAAGGATTGTTTCACCTTGTTGAGCAAAGCGACTTGGGCGCGACTGTCTATGGCATCAGCTTGCCAATGGGATGAAGGTAAAAAAGCAATGCCGACAGTAATAGGCAAACGCAGCACAGGTAAGGATGGCTGCTGGGCTTGGCGGCTCTTCTCATCTGGGTATAAGTATTCGACTAAGCTACTCGATACCGCCTTTTTATCTGTGGTATTGCCGTTAAAAAACGCGCTGCAGCCACTGAGTGAAAGCATTGCGAGTGAGATTATGCCGCTGGTTATGATCTTAAGTTTCATCTGTTTCCCTACCGTATCCATACACTGCCGCTAATGATGCTACTGAATTTATTGCTAGCGGATATTGCTGGCTACCTTATCCACTCATTACAGTTAAAACAAGTCGTTATGTTCACATATCAAGTCAATGACATTCAAACTCAGGTTTTACATACCAATTTTAGATACAAAAAAGCCGCATCATAAAATGCGGCTAGTCAGGAGGTGCAACACGCGCTCAAAAGCGCTCATACACTTTTTTGTGCACGCTTTTATGCAATAGGCTTAAGCGTATTTACGCACTTTTTTAAGCGCAATTTGTTGTTTTAACATGGATAAATGTTCGATAAACACTTTGCCATGTAAATGGTCGATTTCATGCTGTAATACTATGGCTAAAAACTCATCGGTTTCGATTTCGATAGCCTTGCCCGTTCTGTCTAAGGCGGTCACTTTGACCTTCTCAAAACGTGACACTTTAGCGCGATAACCGGGGATCGACAGACACCCTTCTTCACCCACAAACTCGCCAGACTTTTCGACGATTTCAGGATTGATCAGCACTTGAGGTTGGTCGCGACCGTCAGATAAATCGATCACAATAATTGCATCCGTACTGCCGACTTGCGTTGCCGCTAAACCGATACCATCATCCGTGTGATACATGGTTTCGATTAAATCATCGATAAATCCCTGAACAGCTTCAATATCTTTTACAGGTTGCGCTTTACGTTTAAGGCGCTCATCGGGAATTGTTAGAATATCGAGTACAGCCATGCCAGTTATCTTCTCTCATCGAGTCAAAAAAATTGGCGCTATTATGGACTATTTGACCATTTACACAATATTAAAGCTAAAAACAGTTTAAATATTTTGTTAGCAATCGAGATAGTCGATAAAAAATATCGAGTAATGCATAATCCATTGAACGCTTAATGTCCTCACTTCTTCCGCTAAACCAGACTTTGCCGTTACACTAACCCAACCTCGTCGCGGGCGACTTTTACTGTGTACCTTTTAAGCGTGATTCTCTGAGCATGAACACGCATTTAGCTGAGGGCCAACTATTCGATGGCATCGTTTCCGAAAGACAAATCGCCGCTGTATCGCTATCTTGAA of the Shewanella baltica genome contains:
- the def gene encoding peptide deformylase produces the protein MAVLDILTIPDERLKRKAQPVKDIEAVQGFIDDLIETMYHTDDGIGLAATQVGSTDAIIVIDLSDGRDQPQVLINPEIVEKSGEFVGEEGCLSIPGYRAKVSRFEKVKVTALDRTGKAIEIETDEFLAIVLQHEIDHLHGKVFIEHLSMLKQQIALKKVRKYA
- a CDS encoding LysE family translocator, giving the protein MDLNSLLLFAVACLAINLIPGPDVIYIVSNTMKGKMISGHKAAMGLGVGYFVHTLAASLGLSAIILSSALAFSIVKWLGAAYLVYLGIQALISMWRGNNKMVVDDNSKPNGNVFFQGIVVSVLNPKVALFFLSFLPQFIDPLAGSTSIQLLTLGLIFSLLATLCNVLYALAGSWVFSRPNSQRYSRALEGISGVLLIGLASKVMTSDR
- the proV gene encoding glycine betaine/L-proline ABC transporter ATP-binding protein ProV — encoded protein: MEKIVIKNLYKVFGAEPRKGVKLLEQGKSKEEIYEQTGLTVAVQGASFTVNKGEIFVVMGLSGSGKSTLVRMLNRLIEPTSGEVLVDGQNILNMNKDELVRFRRSKTSMVFQSFALMPHQTVLENAAFGLELDGMDKKQREERALDALKQVGLEGLEKAYPNELSGGMQQRVGLARGLAVDPDILLMDEAFSALDPLIKTEMQDELLKLQDRHERTIIFISHDLDEALRIGDRIAIMQGGRVIQVGTPEEILQNPADDYVRAFFRGVDPTGVISAGDIARDSQPTVVWHTKAGSPRATLEMLSIKDREFAYVLDSEHRFLGVVSSDSLRDAVDQGNGASKLEHAFLTDAKSVQETDSLQDILPLVASHAWPIPVVNSESRYRGVVSKNLFLRTLNRAEKGTYFEQSAS
- a CDS encoding ABC transporter permease; protein product: MFSSDERVIPLDVWITNVVNWLVEGYRWFFQLIKWPVDFILSGVSDGLLATSPLLVIALFGAIAWRVSGLKLAIFTLLSLVLIGLLGFWSETMITLAMVFSSVVFCTLVGVPFGIWAGRSDRVNNVLRPILDAMQTTPAFVYLVPIVMLFSIGNTAGVLATIIFALPPLVRLTSLGIRQVHPELVEAALAFGATSSQVLLKVQIPLALPTIMAGLNQTIMMSLSMVVIAAMIGAGGLGAPVVLGLNTLDIGLATVGGLAIVLLAIILDRITQSMATQKIRT
- the rhlP gene encoding rhombotarget lipoprotein (RhlP (RHombo-target LipoProtein) is a family of predicted lipoproteins that, in general, co-occurs with a form of rhombosortase, and that has an apparent cleavage site for that enzyme, a GlyGly motif, near the C-terminus.); translation: MKLKIITSGIISLAMLSLSGCSAFFNGNTTDKKAVSSSLVEYLYPDEKSRQAQQPSLPVLRLPITVGIAFLPSSHWQADAIDSRAQVALLNKVKQSFIKYDYIDRIEIIPSTYLKNGKGFNTLQQVARLHDVDVMALVSYDQLMQSHENKSAILYWTIVGMYLIPGNENAIQTFVDTAVFDMRSQKMLFRAPGINQLTESSTAVGVTTTLREKSYEGFDLAVNDMIVNLDDELARFKTRVKEEQVATIEHKQGYSGGGSLSLLILSLLGIFAVRRLTICRD
- the proX gene encoding glycine betaine/L-proline ABC transporter substrate-binding protein ProX produces the protein MRLKKVILGAALAAMTVTGSAALADTLKPGEGIIVKPARATWDTGFFQEALVRRGLETLGYDVEKPKTLVNPIFYKTVTLGDIDYWANGWFPMHNDQLPSNFDEKAEKIGYVIKAGGLGGYLISKKEADKYNITSLADFKRPEVKQAFDTNGDGKADLTACPPGWGCEKIITHHMDVYGLKDSINPVKAAYAAGMASAMAGYKNGGPIFFYTWAPNWTIFKMKPGKDVVWINVPEIKPTKAQSAAVDRMTVKGLEGAVSDPIKLGFVASDIQIVANKKFAKQNPAARKFFEVFTLPLADINEQNTRMNDGEKSKQDIQHHVDGWIAKNQDKWNGWLTEARNAAQ